In Actinomyces weissii, a genomic segment contains:
- a CDS encoding ferritin family protein, producing the protein MRPSLPHPDTPHQPVAPGGGALPVETTGLRRRVLLAALGGTLTAGLAGCELRLGTSPMPVVPTADAAEAARDSLARQARLISETAEVVAQGGQEPVHKLAAQITHWAATQAKALGGVWEPWPTATALPSGFPTATPLPTASATAGPEELVSCLEAGADLARGCCEQESVPEVASTYASLYVAWTVWQHRLAPQTPAEPGRDTTLLSAPLPAALLLAYDSARFTLQTVAARSTDAQRERAVADAQVADRVVRASLALGGEDPRLPAYDPPQVRATGSPEQDWAHAVEMAVLHAEVAACATLEGADRLQALAGAADMALRARQWGSGPGDSPWPGLDG; encoded by the coding sequence GTGCGCCCTTCGCTCCCCCACCCAGACACGCCCCACCAGCCTGTGGCCCCCGGGGGAGGTGCGCTTCCCGTAGAGACCACCGGCCTGCGCAGGCGGGTGCTGCTGGCTGCGCTGGGTGGCACGCTGACGGCGGGCCTGGCTGGCTGTGAACTGCGGCTGGGCACCAGTCCGATGCCGGTCGTACCGACGGCGGACGCGGCTGAGGCCGCCCGTGACTCCCTGGCGCGCCAGGCGCGGCTGATCTCCGAGACCGCGGAGGTGGTGGCCCAGGGCGGCCAGGAGCCGGTGCACAAGCTCGCGGCCCAGATCACGCACTGGGCCGCCACGCAGGCAAAGGCCCTGGGTGGGGTGTGGGAGCCGTGGCCTACCGCCACCGCCCTGCCTTCCGGCTTCCCCACGGCCACCCCCCTGCCTACGGCGTCGGCGACGGCGGGCCCGGAGGAGCTGGTCTCCTGCCTGGAGGCTGGCGCGGACCTGGCGCGTGGCTGCTGCGAGCAGGAGAGCGTGCCCGAGGTGGCCAGCACCTACGCCTCCCTGTACGTGGCCTGGACCGTCTGGCAGCACCGGCTCGCCCCGCAGACCCCGGCAGAGCCCGGGCGGGACACCACCTTGCTGAGTGCTCCCCTGCCCGCCGCGCTGCTGCTCGCCTACGACTCAGCCCGCTTCACCCTGCAGACGGTGGCGGCCCGCAGCACCGACGCCCAGCGCGAGCGCGCCGTCGCGGACGCCCAGGTGGCGGACCGGGTGGTAAGGGCCTCGCTGGCCCTGGGGGGTGAGGACCCGCGGCTACCGGCCTACGACCCGCCCCAGGTGCGTGCGACCGGCTCCCCGGAGCAGGACTGGGCCCATGCGGTAGAGATGGCAGTCCTGCACGCGGAGGTCGCGGCCTGCGCCACCCTGGAGGGGGCGGACCGCCTGCAGGCGCTGGCAGGCGCGGCAGACATGGCGCTGCGGGCCCGCCAGTGGGGCAGTGGCCCCGGCGACAGCCCCTGGCCGGGACTGGACGGCTAG
- the infB gene encoding translation initiation factor IF-2 has protein sequence MAKPRVHELAKELDPSGKKITSKVILAWLKDQGEFVKAASSAVEPPVARRVREHFGAQAAEAAPKTEAAAAKPQAAARPAAPAKPAADKPASAPKPVPGKPAAPAKPGAGKSSPTPAAPAAPAAAPAPAAPAPRPAPAAPAARQGSAGGGERPAAPAAPRPSGPTPGPRPGGAGPRPGSGGGPRPGNNPFASSQGMPRPGGSGGRSGQPRPGGPRPGGPRPGNNPFASSQGMPRPGGSGGQRPQGGPRPGGTPGPRPGGAGGPRPQGAPRPGGMRPNPGMMPGHSSVGRPGSAGRPGGAGRPGGGGRPGGGGRPGGGGAGRPGGGGGFGGGGPRGGRGGRGSTQGAFGRGGGRSGGRKSKRTKRQEFEQQGAPSIGGVVVPRGDGSTPVRVRQGATLTDFAEKIGANPAALVTVLFHLGEMVTATQSVDEDTFQLLGAELGYDVQIISAEDEDRELLESFDINLDAEEAGFDDADLLPRPPVVTVMGHVDHGKTKLLDAIRSTDVVAGEAGGITQSIGAYQVHVTLNGETRPITFIDTPGHEAFTAMRARGAEVTDIAILVVAADDGVMPQTVEALNHAQAAGVPIVVAVNKIDKEGANTDKIRGQLTEYGLVPEEYGGDTMFVDISAKQRLHIEELLEAVLLTADAALDLRANPDSDARGVTIEAKLDKGRGAVTTVLVQRGTLRVGDPIVAGSAYGRVRAMFDEHGHNLEEAGPARPALVLGLTSVPSAGDSFIVSPDDRTARQIADKREAAERAALLAKRRKRVSLENLTDVLKEGKVDTLNLILKGDSSGAVEALEDSLLKIDVGEEVALRIIHRGVGAITQNDVNLATVDSAVIIGFNVRPAERVAEMADREGVDMKFYSVIYAAIEDVEASLKGMLKPVFEEVELGTAEVRQVFRSSKFGSIAGSIVRSGTIKRGAKARLVRDGVVVNGDLSIATLRREKDDVTEVREGYECGINLGFNDIAEGDVIETWEMREKARD, from the coding sequence GTGGCTAAACCACGCGTTCACGAGCTTGCCAAGGAGCTCGACCCCTCGGGGAAGAAGATCACCTCCAAGGTGATCCTCGCTTGGCTCAAGGACCAGGGCGAGTTCGTAAAGGCCGCCTCCTCGGCGGTCGAGCCGCCGGTGGCGCGCCGGGTGCGCGAGCACTTCGGCGCTCAGGCCGCCGAGGCCGCGCCCAAGACCGAGGCCGCGGCTGCTAAGCCCCAGGCGGCGGCGCGCCCCGCTGCCCCCGCCAAGCCTGCGGCGGACAAGCCTGCCAGCGCCCCTAAGCCGGTGCCCGGCAAGCCTGCCGCCCCGGCCAAGCCGGGGGCGGGCAAGAGCAGCCCGACCCCGGCTGCCCCGGCCGCACCTGCTGCGGCCCCGGCCCCGGCGGCTCCTGCGCCCCGGCCTGCCCCGGCGGCACCCGCCGCGCGTCAGGGCTCAGCCGGGGGCGGGGAGCGCCCGGCGGCACCCGCGGCCCCGCGTCCCTCCGGCCCGACTCCGGGGCCGCGCCCCGGTGGTGCGGGCCCGCGGCCCGGCAGTGGCGGTGGGCCTCGCCCCGGTAACAACCCCTTCGCCTCCTCCCAGGGCATGCCCCGCCCGGGTGGCTCCGGCGGCCGCTCCGGCCAGCCGCGTCCCGGCGGTCCGCGCCCCGGTGGCCCGCGCCCGGGCAACAACCCCTTCGCCTCCTCCCAGGGCATGCCCCGCCCGGGCGGCTCCGGCGGACAGCGCCCGCAGGGAGGTCCCCGTCCTGGTGGCACCCCTGGGCCGCGCCCTGGCGGCGCTGGCGGGCCGCGCCCGCAGGGGGCCCCGCGCCCCGGGGGGATGCGCCCCAACCCCGGCATGATGCCCGGCCACAGCTCGGTGGGCCGTCCCGGTAGCGCCGGACGCCCCGGCGGTGCTGGCCGTCCCGGTGGGGGCGGACGTCCCGGCGGCGGTGGACGTCCAGGCGGTGGCGGCGCTGGCCGTCCAGGCGGTGGCGGCGGCTTCGGTGGCGGCGGCCCGCGTGGCGGTCGCGGCGGACGCGGCTCCACCCAGGGCGCCTTCGGGCGCGGCGGTGGCCGCTCCGGAGGCCGTAAGTCCAAGCGCACCAAGCGGCAGGAGTTCGAGCAGCAGGGTGCGCCGTCGATCGGCGGCGTCGTCGTCCCCCGCGGTGACGGCTCCACCCCGGTGCGCGTGCGCCAGGGCGCCACGCTGACGGACTTCGCCGAGAAGATCGGCGCCAACCCCGCGGCCCTGGTGACCGTACTGTTCCACCTGGGCGAGATGGTCACCGCCACCCAGTCGGTGGACGAGGACACCTTCCAGCTGCTCGGTGCCGAGCTGGGCTACGACGTCCAGATCATCTCCGCCGAGGACGAGGACCGCGAGCTGCTGGAGTCCTTTGACATCAACCTGGACGCTGAGGAGGCCGGCTTCGACGACGCCGACCTGCTGCCGCGCCCGCCGGTGGTCACCGTCATGGGCCACGTGGACCACGGTAAGACCAAGCTGCTGGACGCCATCCGCTCCACCGACGTGGTGGCGGGGGAGGCCGGTGGCATCACCCAGTCCATCGGTGCCTACCAGGTGCACGTGACCCTGAACGGGGAGACCCGCCCCATCACCTTTATCGACACCCCCGGCCACGAGGCCTTCACGGCCATGCGTGCCCGCGGTGCCGAGGTCACCGACATCGCCATCCTGGTTGTGGCTGCCGACGACGGCGTCATGCCCCAGACCGTTGAGGCGCTGAACCACGCCCAGGCGGCCGGGGTGCCGATCGTGGTGGCCGTGAACAAGATCGACAAGGAGGGCGCCAACACGGACAAGATCCGTGGCCAGCTCACCGAGTACGGTCTGGTGCCCGAGGAGTACGGCGGCGACACCATGTTCGTGGACATCTCCGCCAAGCAGCGCCTGCACATCGAGGAGCTGCTGGAGGCGGTGCTGCTCACCGCGGACGCGGCCCTGGACCTGCGGGCCAACCCGGACTCCGACGCCCGCGGCGTGACCATCGAGGCCAAGCTGGACAAGGGCCGTGGTGCCGTCACCACGGTGCTGGTGCAGCGCGGGACCCTGCGCGTGGGCGACCCGATCGTGGCGGGCAGCGCCTACGGGCGCGTGCGGGCCATGTTCGACGAGCACGGGCACAACCTGGAGGAGGCGGGCCCGGCCCGGCCCGCCCTGGTGCTGGGGCTCACCTCGGTGCCCAGCGCCGGCGACTCCTTCATCGTCTCGCCTGACGACCGCACCGCCCGCCAGATCGCGGACAAGCGGGAGGCGGCGGAGCGGGCCGCCCTGCTGGCCAAGCGCCGCAAGCGCGTGAGCCTGGAGAACCTCACCGACGTGCTCAAGGAGGGCAAGGTCGACACCCTCAACCTCATCCTCAAGGGCGACAGCTCGGGTGCGGTCGAGGCCCTGGAGGACTCCCTGCTCAAGATCGACGTGGGCGAGGAGGTCGCGCTGCGCATCATCCACCGCGGGGTGGGTGCCATTACGCAGAACGACGTCAACCTGGCCACCGTGGACTCCGCGGTCATCATCGGCTTCAACGTCCGCCCGGCGGAGCGTGTGGCCGAGATGGCGGACCGCGAGGGCGTGGACATGAAGTTCTACTCGGTGATCTACGCGGCCATCGAGGACGTGGAGGCCTCCCTCAAGGGCATGCTCAAGCCGGTCTTCGAGGAGGTGGAGCTGGGCACCGCCGAGGTGCGGCAGGTCTTCCGCTCCTCCAAGTTCGGCTCCATCGCGGGCTCGATCGTCCGCTCCGGCACCATCAAGCGCGGTGCCAAGGCCCGCCTGGTGCGCGACGGCGTGGTCGTCAACGGCGACCTGTCCATCGCCACCCTGCGCCGGGAGAAGGACGACGTCACCGAGGTCCGTGAGGGCTACGAGTGCGGTATCAACCTGGGCTTCAACGACATCGCCGAGGGCGACGTCATCGAGACCTGGGAGATGCGCGAGAAGGCCCGCGACTGA
- a CDS encoding GNAT family N-acetyltransferase, translating to MGFLERRLTSVGPEQVAGVLALCGQDPVMGLPLAQQVMRWRQWGRGDVVVLGRLGAPRAAAWATSSLMPVGLAARPWRGQTALSRSELRSLAEHARPRITRRGSVMGPQTDVHAIWTHLEDCGLRARQERWNQPMLVAPGPQELQGLLAGLLRERPGLRAFAQALRPAVPAEEDLVLPASVDMFIHEVGYDPLTGGGTYARHVAELVRMGRTYIVLDDGDGHPVPAGTPGATVAFKADIGCLWQRPPGRDATGVGQVTGVWTRPDLRGRGIAAVSLARMVQRVRAEHLGGTGRVSLYANDFNTPALSLYARLGFTRHGTYATVLL from the coding sequence GTGGGTTTCCTGGAGCGCCGTCTGACCTCGGTCGGGCCGGAGCAGGTGGCGGGCGTGCTAGCCCTGTGCGGGCAGGACCCGGTCATGGGCCTGCCCCTGGCCCAGCAGGTCATGCGCTGGCGGCAGTGGGGCCGGGGCGACGTCGTCGTCCTGGGGCGCCTGGGGGCGCCACGGGCAGCGGCCTGGGCCACCAGCTCCCTCATGCCGGTGGGGCTGGCCGCCCGCCCCTGGCGGGGGCAGACGGCCTTGAGCAGGAGCGAGCTGCGTAGCCTGGCTGAGCACGCCCGCCCTCGGATCACCCGCCGCGGCTCGGTCATGGGCCCGCAGACGGACGTGCACGCCATCTGGACCCACCTGGAGGACTGCGGCCTGAGGGCGCGCCAGGAGCGCTGGAACCAGCCCATGCTGGTGGCACCCGGCCCCCAGGAACTCCAGGGGCTGCTGGCAGGGCTGCTGCGCGAGCGCCCCGGGCTACGGGCCTTCGCCCAGGCGCTGCGCCCGGCCGTACCCGCGGAGGAGGACCTGGTCCTGCCCGCCTCGGTGGACATGTTCATCCACGAGGTCGGCTACGACCCGCTCACCGGCGGGGGCACCTACGCCCGCCACGTCGCCGAGCTGGTGCGGATGGGCCGCACCTATATCGTCCTGGACGACGGCGACGGCCACCCGGTCCCCGCGGGTACCCCCGGCGCGACAGTGGCCTTCAAGGCGGATATCGGCTGCCTGTGGCAGCGGCCTCCGGGGCGCGACGCGACCGGGGTCGGGCAGGTCACCGGCGTGTGGACCAGGCCCGACCTGCGGGGGCGGGGTATCGCCGCCGTGTCCCTGGCCCGCATGGTGCAGCGGGTGCGGGCCGAGCACCTGGGCGGCACGGGCCGGGTGAGCCTGTACGCCAACGACTTCAACACCCCGGCCCTGTCCCTCTACGCCCGCCTGGGCTTCACCCGCCACGGCACCTACGCCACCGTGCTCCTGTAG
- a CDS encoding ribosome maturation factor RimP: MAETLAQTLTELLTPVVAEAGLFLEGVETTRAGRYSTVRVVVDLVDGPGEIDLDTVGQATVAISTALDEADLVKGQYQLEVTSPGAERTLTTPRHFRRAQGHTVHLVLAGGEELSGRLSGVTESSLELEADGTSREVALDQVDSAQVVVVI; encoded by the coding sequence ATGGCGGAAACCCTGGCCCAGACGCTGACCGAGCTGCTCACCCCCGTGGTCGCCGAGGCAGGACTCTTCCTGGAAGGGGTGGAGACCACGCGCGCCGGACGCTACTCCACCGTGCGCGTGGTGGTCGACCTGGTGGACGGCCCGGGGGAGATCGACCTGGACACTGTCGGCCAGGCCACCGTCGCCATCTCCACGGCTCTGGACGAGGCCGACCTGGTCAAGGGCCAGTACCAGCTGGAGGTCACCAGCCCCGGGGCGGAGCGTACCCTGACCACCCCCCGGCACTTCCGCCGTGCCCAGGGCCACACCGTGCACCTGGTGCTCGCCGGCGGGGAGGAGCTCAGCGGCAGGCTCAGCGGCGTTACCGAGAGCAGCCTGGAGCTGGAGGCTGACGGCACCAGCCGGGAGGTCGCCCTGGACCAGGTTGACAGCGCCCAGGTCGTCGTCGTCATCTGA
- a CDS encoding RES family NAD+ phosphorylase, producing MSPRPKNPSTPPCPLTFEPGDFTELYDSPLARITFSTSPYALPWGQLRTWGPVSRCRWDPQPPPPGEHPGVGVLYTADELLTCTAEVFADTRLIDTRSDAPVLQVWYPSRPLRLLDLSSRWALRNGASVSLDSDSRSTCRAWSRAVRAQRPGTDGLRVRSTMTGKPMTVLFSAAADSIPTFPAETAPLDDPTVHALLCELAPQIGYDVV from the coding sequence GTGAGCCCCCGCCCCAAGAACCCCAGCACACCTCCCTGCCCGCTGACCTTTGAGCCTGGCGACTTCACTGAGCTGTACGACTCGCCCCTGGCCCGTATCACCTTCTCCACCAGCCCCTACGCCCTGCCCTGGGGCCAGCTGCGCACCTGGGGGCCGGTCTCCCGCTGCCGCTGGGACCCGCAGCCCCCTCCCCCTGGGGAGCACCCTGGCGTCGGCGTGCTCTACACCGCTGACGAGCTGCTTACCTGCACGGCAGAGGTCTTCGCCGACACCCGCCTGATCGACACCCGCAGCGACGCCCCTGTCCTGCAGGTCTGGTACCCCAGCCGCCCGCTGCGGCTGCTGGACCTGAGCTCCAGGTGGGCGCTGCGCAACGGCGCCTCCGTCAGCCTGGACAGCGACAGCCGCTCCACCTGCCGCGCCTGGTCGCGCGCGGTCCGTGCGCAACGGCCCGGCACTGACGGCCTGCGCGTGCGCTCCACCATGACCGGAAAGCCCATGACTGTGCTGTTCTCAGCGGCTGCTGACTCGATTCCCACCTTCCCGGCGGAGACTGCGCCCCTGGACGACCCCACCGTCCACGCGCTGCTGTGCGAGCTTGCGCCGCAGATCGGCTACGACGTCGTGTAA
- a CDS encoding RNA-binding S4 domain-containing protein, translating to MSTKQPRQPDLPAVQVRGEIKLGQFLKLAGLVEDGAEARIAVQSGDVTVNGEVETRRGHHLADGDVVLVDLPAGPRGAVVAAVP from the coding sequence GTGAGCACCAAGCAGCCTAGGCAGCCGGACCTGCCTGCCGTCCAGGTCCGGGGGGAGATCAAGCTCGGCCAGTTCCTCAAGCTGGCGGGCCTGGTGGAGGACGGCGCGGAGGCCCGTATCGCCGTCCAGTCCGGGGACGTGACCGTCAACGGGGAGGTGGAGACCCGCCGTGGCCACCACCTGGCTGACGGCGACGTCGTGCTGGTGGACCTGCCCGCCGGGCCGCGCGGGGCCGTGGTGGCCGCGGTGCCCTGA
- the ispG gene encoding flavodoxin-dependent (E)-4-hydroxy-3-methylbut-2-enyl-diphosphate synthase, whose translation MTEAIALGIPTVREDRPVLAPRRPTRRLRVGDLYVGGDAPITVQSMTTTKTHDIGATLQQIAELTAAGCDIVRVACPTDKDAEALPVIAKQSRIPVIADIHFNPKYVYAAIKAGCGAVRVNPGNIRKFDDQVAGICQAAADAGVSLRIGVNAGSLDPRLLKKYGKATPEALVESAVWEAGLFEECGFRDFKISVKHHDVVTMVQAYRMLSEQGDWPLHLGVTEAGPAFQGTIKSCAAFGTLLAEGIGDTIRVSLSAPPVEEVKVGTKLLEFMGLRERKLEIVSCPSCGRAQVDVWTLAEQVEEGLKDIQAPLRVAVMGCVVNGPGEAREADLGCASGNGKGQIFVHGQVVETVPEDQVVETLLRHAQEMAAKMQAESGEEALAGSRPVVTTPGA comes from the coding sequence GTGACTGAAGCGATTGCCCTAGGTATCCCCACCGTCCGCGAGGACCGCCCCGTCCTGGCGCCGCGCAGGCCCACCCGCAGGCTGCGCGTCGGTGACCTCTACGTCGGTGGTGACGCCCCCATCACGGTCCAGTCCATGACCACCACCAAGACCCACGACATCGGCGCCACCCTCCAGCAGATCGCCGAGCTCACCGCCGCGGGCTGTGACATCGTGCGCGTGGCCTGCCCTACCGACAAGGACGCTGAGGCCCTGCCGGTGATCGCCAAGCAGTCCCGGATCCCGGTGATCGCGGACATCCACTTCAACCCCAAGTACGTGTACGCCGCCATCAAGGCGGGCTGCGGGGCCGTGCGCGTGAACCCCGGCAACATCCGCAAGTTCGACGACCAGGTGGCGGGCATCTGCCAGGCGGCCGCCGACGCCGGGGTGTCCCTGCGCATCGGGGTCAACGCCGGCAGCCTGGACCCGCGCCTGCTCAAGAAGTACGGCAAGGCGACCCCGGAGGCGCTGGTGGAGTCGGCGGTGTGGGAGGCCGGGCTCTTTGAGGAGTGCGGCTTCCGTGACTTCAAGATCTCCGTCAAGCACCACGACGTCGTGACCATGGTCCAGGCCTACCGGATGCTCAGCGAGCAGGGGGACTGGCCCCTGCACCTGGGGGTTACGGAGGCCGGTCCCGCCTTCCAGGGCACCATCAAGTCCTGTGCGGCCTTCGGCACCCTGCTGGCTGAGGGCATCGGGGACACCATCCGCGTGTCCCTGTCCGCCCCGCCGGTGGAGGAGGTCAAGGTCGGCACCAAGCTCCTGGAGTTCATGGGCCTGCGGGAGCGCAAGCTGGAGATCGTCTCCTGCCCCTCCTGCGGCCGCGCCCAGGTGGACGTGTGGACCCTGGCCGAGCAGGTCGAGGAGGGCCTCAAGGACATCCAGGCTCCCCTGCGGGTGGCCGTGATGGGCTGCGTGGTCAACGGCCCGGGGGAGGCCCGGGAGGCCGACCTGGGCTGTGCCTCCGGCAACGGCAAGGGCCAGATCTTCGTCCACGGGCAGGTCGTGGAGACCGTGCCGGAGGACCAGGTGGTGGAGACGCTCCTGCGCCACGCCCAGGAGATGGCTGCCAAGATGCAGGCGGAGTCCGGTGAGGAGGCCCTGGCAGGCTCCCGCCCCGTCGTCACCACCCCGGGCGCCTGA
- the nusA gene encoding transcription termination factor NusA — protein MDINMPELRGAAEELGIDLDNLLPAIEDAILLAYLKEPGAIRGAHVEIDRKSGHMSVMAPEIDEYDQPTGEFFDDTPDGFGRIAQTTARSVIVQRIQDRRDFEVLGAFKDKTGELISGVVEQGRDPRTCYVRLDEEHEGILPPHEQVPGERYRHGERIRAYVTEISRGLKGAQIMLSRTHPGLVRKLFEREVPELASGDVEIVSIAREAGHRTKVAVRSKVKGVNAKGACIGPMGQRVRAVMAELGGEKIDIVDYSEQPARFVANALSPARVASVSIISERDQTARAIVPDFQLSLAIGKEGQNARLAARLTGWKIDIHSDAELGQVTPGRGSRADEDVTVPSQLAEEG, from the coding sequence ATGGACATCAACATGCCTGAGCTGCGGGGAGCGGCTGAGGAGCTGGGAATCGACCTGGACAACCTGCTGCCCGCCATCGAGGACGCGATCCTGCTGGCCTACCTCAAGGAGCCCGGCGCCATCCGCGGCGCCCACGTGGAGATCGACCGCAAGAGCGGCCACATGTCCGTGATGGCCCCGGAGATCGACGAGTACGACCAGCCCACCGGCGAGTTCTTTGACGACACCCCGGACGGCTTCGGGCGCATCGCCCAGACCACCGCCCGCTCCGTGATCGTCCAGCGCATCCAGGACCGGCGGGACTTCGAGGTGCTGGGGGCCTTCAAGGACAAGACCGGCGAGCTGATCTCCGGGGTGGTGGAGCAGGGCCGCGACCCGCGCACGTGCTACGTGCGCCTGGACGAGGAGCACGAGGGCATCCTGCCGCCCCACGAGCAGGTGCCGGGGGAGCGCTACCGCCACGGTGAGCGGATCCGCGCCTACGTCACGGAGATCAGCCGGGGTCTCAAGGGCGCCCAGATCATGCTCTCGCGCACCCACCCCGGACTGGTCCGCAAGCTCTTTGAGCGGGAGGTGCCCGAGCTGGCCAGCGGGGACGTGGAGATCGTCTCCATCGCCCGGGAGGCCGGGCACCGCACCAAGGTGGCCGTGCGCTCCAAGGTCAAGGGCGTCAACGCCAAGGGGGCCTGCATCGGTCCCATGGGCCAGCGGGTGCGCGCGGTCATGGCCGAGCTCGGCGGGGAGAAGATCGACATCGTCGACTACTCCGAGCAGCCCGCCCGTTTCGTGGCCAACGCCCTGTCCCCGGCCCGGGTCGCCTCCGTGAGCATCATCTCCGAGCGGGACCAGACCGCCCGGGCGATCGTGCCGGACTTCCAGCTCTCCCTGGCCATCGGCAAGGAGGGGCAGAACGCCCGCCTGGCCGCCCGCCTGACCGGCTGGAAGATAGACATCCACTCCGACGCCGAGCTCGGCCAGGTCACCCCCGGGCGGGGCTCACGCGCCGACGAGGACGTGACTGTTCCCTCACAGCTGGCCGAGGAGGGCTGA
- a CDS encoding YlxR family protein, producing the protein MRTVTTAAVSSHVPERTCVGCRGRAPRSRLLRLTVAGSTVLVDAPARNPGRGAWIHQDPACLALAERRRAFGRALRVEGLLDLGPVHQWFSRLPVAGPAVTPTGGGTTDCKGG; encoded by the coding sequence GTGAGGACGGTGACGACGGCGGCGGTGAGCTCCCACGTCCCCGAACGCACCTGTGTGGGCTGCCGGGGCCGGGCCCCCAGGTCCCGGCTCCTGCGCCTGACAGTGGCCGGTAGCACGGTCCTGGTTGACGCGCCCGCCCGCAACCCAGGACGCGGCGCGTGGATCCACCAGGACCCGGCGTGCCTCGCCCTGGCCGAGCGCAGGCGTGCCTTCGGGCGCGCCCTGCGGGTGGAGGGCCTCCTTGACCTGGGGCCGGTCCACCAGTGGTTCAGCCGCCTCCCCGTGGCTGGGCCCGCCGTCACCCCGACAGGTGGCGGGACCACCGATTGCAAAGGCGGGTAG
- a CDS encoding proline--tRNA ligase — protein sequence MLQRMSTAFIRTLREDPADAEVASHKLLVRAAYIRRTAPGIYTWLPLGLATLRKIEGIVREEMNRMGAQEVHFPALLPADPYKATGRWSEYGPTLFKLADRKGGDYLLAPTHEEMFTLLVKDMYSSYKDLPLSIYQIQTKYRDEARPRAGVIRGREFVMKDSYSFDMDEEGLEASYQAHREAYKRIFTRLGLEFVPVNAMAGAMGGSHSEEFLHPSPVGEDTFVRSAGGYAANAEAVTTPVPPAVDASAEPAAVVVDTPDCPTIDSLVELLNRRHPRQDRPWTAADTLKNLVVTLTHPDGGKELLVVGVPGDRDVDMKRLEAAVAPAEVELAVEEDFAGHPELVRGYIGPTAIGPNSPLRRAELDEQGREVLTGSVRYLLDPRVVDGTSWVAGANSVDQHVLHLVKGRDFEADGTIEAAEVRAGDPAPDGSGPLELARGIEVGHIFALGRKYAESLGLTVLDENGKARVVTMGSYGIGVSRVMAALAEAYHDDAGLAWPIQVAPFQLQVLATGKEEAVFDTAQELAASLDAEGFEVLYDDRRKVSAGVKFADAELLGVPFTVVVGRDLAKAGTVEVRDRRSGERRSVPAAEAAAELAQVLRAALAEAAALG from the coding sequence GTGCTTCAGCGAATGTCCACCGCCTTCATCCGTACCCTCCGCGAGGACCCGGCCGACGCCGAGGTCGCCTCCCACAAGCTGCTTGTGCGCGCCGCCTACATCCGCCGCACCGCCCCGGGCATCTACACCTGGCTGCCCCTGGGCCTGGCGACCCTGCGCAAGATCGAGGGCATCGTGCGGGAGGAGATGAACCGCATGGGGGCCCAGGAGGTCCACTTCCCGGCGCTGCTGCCCGCCGATCCCTACAAGGCCACCGGGCGCTGGAGCGAGTACGGGCCCACCCTGTTCAAGCTGGCTGACCGCAAGGGCGGGGACTACCTGCTGGCCCCCACCCACGAGGAGATGTTCACCCTCCTGGTCAAGGACATGTACTCCTCATACAAGGACCTGCCCCTGTCGATCTACCAGATCCAGACCAAGTACCGGGACGAGGCCCGCCCCCGCGCCGGGGTGATCCGGGGCCGGGAGTTCGTCATGAAGGACTCCTACTCCTTTGACATGGACGAGGAGGGGCTGGAGGCCTCCTACCAGGCCCACCGGGAGGCCTACAAGCGGATCTTCACCCGCCTGGGGCTGGAGTTCGTGCCCGTCAACGCCATGGCCGGGGCCATGGGCGGCTCCCACTCCGAGGAGTTCCTGCACCCCTCGCCCGTGGGTGAGGACACCTTCGTGCGCTCGGCCGGGGGATACGCCGCCAACGCCGAGGCCGTCACCACCCCGGTGCCGCCCGCCGTGGACGCCTCCGCCGAGCCTGCCGCCGTGGTGGTGGACACTCCGGACTGCCCCACCATCGACTCCCTGGTGGAGCTGCTGAACCGGCGCCACCCCCGCCAGGACCGCCCCTGGACCGCCGCGGACACCCTCAAGAACCTGGTGGTCACCCTTACCCACCCGGACGGCGGCAAGGAGCTGCTGGTGGTGGGCGTGCCCGGGGACCGGGACGTGGACATGAAGCGCCTGGAGGCCGCCGTGGCCCCCGCCGAGGTGGAGCTGGCCGTGGAGGAGGACTTCGCGGGCCACCCCGAGCTGGTGCGCGGCTACATCGGCCCCACCGCGATCGGCCCGAACTCCCCGCTGCGCCGTGCGGAGCTCGACGAGCAGGGCCGGGAGGTCCTTACCGGCTCCGTGCGCTACCTGCTGGACCCCCGGGTCGTGGACGGCACCAGCTGGGTCGCGGGCGCCAACAGCGTCGACCAGCACGTGCTGCACCTGGTCAAGGGCCGCGACTTCGAGGCTGACGGCACTATCGAGGCCGCTGAGGTGCGTGCGGGTGACCCCGCCCCGGACGGCTCCGGCCCCCTGGAGCTGGCGCGCGGTATCGAGGTCGGGCACATCTTCGCCCTGGGCCGCAAGTACGCCGAGTCGCTGGGCCTGACCGTGCTGGACGAGAACGGCAAAGCCCGCGTGGTCACCATGGGCTCCTACGGGATCGGCGTGTCCCGCGTGATGGCCGCCCTGGCGGAGGCCTACCACGACGACGCCGGCCTGGCCTGGCCGATCCAGGTGGCCCCCTTCCAGCTGCAGGTGCTCGCCACCGGCAAGGAGGAGGCCGTCTTTGACACCGCCCAGGAGCTGGCCGCCTCCCTGGACGCTGAGGGCTTCGAGGTGCTCTACGACGACCGCCGCAAGGTCTCCGCGGGCGTGAAGTTCGCCGACGCCGAGCTGCTGGGCGTGCCTTTCACCGTGGTGGTGGGACGGGACCTGGCCAAGGCGGGCACCGTGGAGGTCCGGGACCGTCGCAGCGGGGAGCGTCGTAGCGTCCCCGCCGCCGAGGCCGCCGCCGAGCTGGCCCAGGTGCTGCGCGCGGCCCTGGCGGAGGCCGCCGCCCTGGGCTGA